One Halomonas sp. M4R1S46 genomic window carries:
- a CDS encoding ABC transporter ATP-binding protein, with amino-acid sequence MSETITADIADQPGTIPAAEETPQEAARRKASSIEMQGLHKRFGRDTVALDGVDLDIRAGEFFTLLGPSGCGKTTLLRILAGLEEPDAGSLVVGGKNVTEVPPHRRSVNTVFQSYALFPHLSVRENLAFGLKMRGVPAAERNAKVDEIAGFIKLGDLVERRVDQLSGGQRQRIALARALVCEPDVLLLDEPLSALDAGLRSQLQVELLRVQKRLGMTFVFVTHDQQEAMVMSDRIAVLNGGNIQQVGAPREVYERPVNAFVARFMGHDNLYAINARQGDRLTTALGELTAEDAGDGELLLIRPETLDVLPGEVEGRNHLQARVAERLYRGSHAEFRLEIGETTLQATVNNRGRHLPDMGDRVTVVVAPEDLVTLSE; translated from the coding sequence ATGAGCGAGACCATCACGGCGGATATTGCCGACCAGCCGGGTACGATCCCGGCCGCCGAGGAGACGCCGCAGGAGGCGGCACGCCGCAAGGCGTCCTCCATCGAGATGCAGGGACTGCACAAGCGCTTCGGCCGCGATACCGTGGCGCTCGACGGCGTCGACCTGGACATCCGGGCCGGCGAGTTCTTCACCCTGCTGGGGCCGTCCGGCTGCGGCAAGACCACCCTGTTGCGCATCCTCGCCGGCCTCGAGGAGCCGGATGCCGGCTCCCTGGTGGTGGGCGGCAAGAACGTCACCGAGGTGCCGCCGCACCGGCGTAGCGTCAACACCGTCTTCCAGTCCTACGCGCTCTTCCCGCACCTCTCGGTGCGCGAGAACCTGGCCTTCGGCCTGAAGATGCGCGGGGTGCCGGCCGCGGAACGCAACGCCAAGGTCGACGAGATCGCCGGCTTCATCAAGCTCGGCGACCTGGTCGAGCGCCGCGTCGACCAGCTCTCCGGCGGCCAGCGCCAGCGCATCGCCCTGGCCCGGGCGCTGGTCTGCGAGCCCGACGTGCTGCTGCTCGACGAGCCGCTCTCGGCGCTGGATGCCGGCCTGCGCAGCCAGCTGCAGGTGGAGCTGCTGCGGGTGCAGAAGCGCCTCGGCATGACCTTCGTCTTCGTCACCCACGACCAGCAGGAAGCCATGGTCATGTCCGACCGCATCGCCGTGCTCAACGGCGGCAACATCCAGCAGGTCGGGGCGCCGCGGGAGGTCTACGAGCGACCGGTCAACGCCTTCGTGGCGCGCTTCATGGGGCACGACAACCTCTATGCGATCAACGCCCGCCAGGGCGATCGCCTGACCACCGCGCTGGGCGAGCTGACCGCCGAGGACGCCGGCGACGGCGAGCTGCTGTTGATCCGCCCGGAGACCCTGGATGTGCTGCCGGGCGAGGTCGAGGGACGCAATCACCTGCAGGCCCGGGTGGCCGAGCGGCTCTATCGCGGCAGCCACGCCGAGTTCCGCCTGGAGATCGGCGAGACCACCCTGCAGGCCACGGTGAACAACCGCGGCCGGCACCTGCCCGACATGGGCGACCGGGTCACGGTGGTGGTGGCGCCGGAAG